The Oecophyllibacter saccharovorans sequence CTGGTCGGTGTCGGGTCATGGTGGAAGATCCGTCCCCAGAACAGCCAGCCCAGCAGAAGCGGAAGCACGAAGAAGAGCAGGAGCGCGCCTGCCAGCGCCCAGAAAATAGCGCGGCGCCTGTTGCGGTCCGGCAGATGAAAGCTGCCCATTACGGGAATGGCGGTTGCGGCAGCGGCAGGTGCAGGCGTTTCGGGCGCTGGGGACGGAGGCGTTGGCGGTTTGGGGGCAGGGGTCGGGGCGTTGAGACCCTGCATCAGCTCTTCCAGAGTGGGGCCGGTCGCTGCAGGCGCAGGCCAGCTTTCGACCGAGCCTGTCAGGCCGAGTTCGGGAATTTCCAGCAGGTAGGGTGTGTCAGGATCGAACTGCTCGGCTATGTCCATGGGAATATGGACCAGGAGGTCTCCTCCATCGGCCCGGATCGCGCAGGGGCCGCGAGGCGTTTCGAGAAAGCCGGTTCCAGGCGCACGCAGAGAAACAGCCTTCAGCCGCATTGCCGCATCGGCATGGCCGGGCAGGCGCAGGGTCACACCGTATTTGTGCGGGCCCGCAACGGCGCCCCAGAGCTCATCTTCGTCAGTCATCGTCATTGCAGTTCAGTTCCAGCTTGGTGGAGTAACGCTGTTGTCAGCTCAGCCTTGCAGATCCGTTCCCGGCGATCCAGCCTGGGCCAGGTGTGCCTGCGCGTCTTTCAGCTGCGTCAATACCTTGCCAAGCGCTGCATTGGCCTTCCGGTCATATTGGGGGCCCGCCTGGCGGGCGGCTGCCAGCAGGGCGGCCAGCCAGTCCAGACAATAGGTCAGCTCCGGGGTCAGGCCCACTTCTTCGCTGAGTTGGGTGCGGGTCAGGCTGGCAAGCGGGTCCTGGGGCTGTACAAAAACCGGCTGTCCTGTTGTGAGATTGCGGGGCTGGGTGGCAGGCACCGCTTTTTCAGGAACGCGCTGATAGCCGAGATAGGCGATGAAATCACCGATCGTCTGCGCACAGATCACCCCCTGCTTTTCGCCTGACTGGTTGAGAGGGCTGTCATAATCGCAGCTTGCACGCAGCCGTTCGGCCAGTAGGCCTGCAAGCCCGTCCTGGCGATGGGGCAGATGCTCAGCCAGGGCCAGAAGCTGGTTTATCAGCCGGTCGCAGCTTTCCCGGTCCAGGCCGAAATAAGCCAGTTCCCGTGGCGATTCGCGCAGGGTGAGGAGGGTCTTCTCTTTCCAGGTGGCCAGGGCCTGACGGGCGAAATCATCGAATTTCCGTTTCTGCCCTTCCTGGGCCAGAGCCGGCGTATCGGCCTTGCCCTTGCCCAGCAGCCCTTCCAGCAGGCTGTCGCTTGAAGGGCCGGTCGGGGTGGGCGCGCTCTGGCGTGAGAAATCTTTCCAGGCAGTGATCATCTCGTCACGCGTCGGGCTGAGGCGGCGCAGAAAAGCCCCGAAAACCCGGCGGCTGCGCGCCAGCTCCAGAATCTGCGGCCCCACGGACTGCAGAAGCTTTTCCGCCTCCCCTTCCGGGTCGCGGCCGCTCTCATCGTGGTAGCGTCCGGCCAGCACCTGGTGCAGCTCCTGCGCGCAGTCTCGGGCGCGTGCCAGGAGCTGGGCGGTCTTGGGATTGCGCGCAGTAACCGGGGCGAGGCGCGCGGCAAGATAGCTGACGCCGCCATCATTGGGCGCCATGGCCGCATCGAAAGCCTGCATGGGGGCGTGGATGTAGCGCTGCACGCGCTCGGAACGGAGATATCCTTCCTTCAGCAGCGGCAGCCGGGCCGCAAGCGAAGCCCGGAGCGTGGTCTCCACCCCCTCGGCATTGCGCTCATATGTATCGCCGTAGCTTGAATTGCGGAGCCACTGCACGTTGTCGAAGGGCTGCCCCGGCTTCCAGGCCTCAAGCCAGGCGCGTTCGGTCGGGGTATCGCAGTAATTGACGATCGAAGCGCCCAGGCGTTCGTTCCAGCGCCCGGGCTGGGCATCATCGGAACCCTCTTTGGCTACAAGTGCGGTGTCGAACTTGGTCAGGATCAGAAAAAGCGCGTCCTCCTGCGCGGCCCGGGCCTCGGGTGTTGCCCCCAGGGTGTGGGTGACCCAG is a genomic window containing:
- a CDS encoding virulence factor SrfC family protein yields the protein MTQKTPLQTTLDALSQAAVSGSAWLDDNGAGPGSAASRQLRQEARLAARLAQAAERPPAVAAYGASQAGKSYLVSSLTSPENAPLTLRYGSQRLDFLKDMNPDGGGESSGLVTRFTTRQPEGAPQDAPVPVRLLSALDVLKIAGNSFYSDFKLTRPAPEPSSASRQLHALIEALPSGEIPPTAGNTVTRSGLDRGDIEELEDYFSDRHAASPWYQALGQGYWSLLAAHVHRMDPATLMQALAPLWGNVAEIGTFTAEAFQARLKLGPGHEAFCATEALLPRERGILNVQTLTSGSPESEAPLTLVTRDGQRVAITRRMASALIAELIAPLEGARWPFQQQTDILDFPGARSRLLIRTEEDAQAKGAELFLRGKVDHLFQRYQQDFDITAMLLCIGDSAQEVRELPRLVTSWVTHTLGATPEARAAQEDALFLILTKFDTALVAKEGSDDAQPGRWNERLGASIVNYCDTPTERAWLEAWKPGQPFDNVQWLRNSSYGDTYERNAEGVETTLRASLAARLPLLKEGYLRSERVQRYIHAPMQAFDAAMAPNDGGVSYLAARLAPVTARNPKTAQLLARARDCAQELHQVLAGRYHDESGRDPEGEAEKLLQSVGPQILELARSRRVFGAFLRRLSPTRDEMITAWKDFSRQSAPTPTGPSSDSLLEGLLGKGKADTPALAQEGQKRKFDDFARQALATWKEKTLLTLRESPRELAYFGLDRESCDRLINQLLALAEHLPHRQDGLAGLLAERLRASCDYDSPLNQSGEKQGVICAQTIGDFIAYLGYQRVPEKAVPATQPRNLTTGQPVFVQPQDPLASLTRTQLSEEVGLTPELTYCLDWLAALLAAARQAGPQYDRKANAALGKVLTQLKDAQAHLAQAGSPGTDLQG